The following proteins come from a genomic window of Canis lupus dingo isolate Sandy chromosome 20, ASM325472v2, whole genome shotgun sequence:
- the NBEAL2 gene encoding neurobeachin-like protein 2 isoform X8, which produces MLVCEDRPVLQATFLSNNCFEHLTRLIQNSKLYLQARAPPEGDSDLATRLLTEPDVQKVLDQDTDAIAVHVVRVLTCIMSGSPSAKEVFKERIGFPHLHEVLQSHGPPTHRLLQELLNMAVEGDHSICPPPPILNEQPVLMLMQWLPALPTAELRLFLAQRLRWLCDSCPASRATCVQAGLVGHLLETLGAGAALGAHCQEQLLALLQALGRVSLRPLELRCLLRPPAGLDSGPAGAEAGNARHAGAVIRALSGMARHQGGARALHYFDLTPGMAGIMVPPVQRWPGPGFTFHAWLCLHPVAAAPGPAPSRPPQRKQLYSFFTSSGSGFEAFFTAAGTLVVAVCTRKEYLTMSLPEVSFADSAWHCVAIVHVPGRRPFSQNLVHVYKDGQLVQTAPLRCPSLSEPFSSCCIGSAGHRTTTTTTGPPTPPVPAALAHAHPSFSRSQSVPATAGLGWGSGLVAPLQEGTISSTLAGTQDTRWGSPTSLEGELGTIVIFHEVLPPAALRALFTLGPNEVAPFKPESELHELSTKLLLHYSPQACRNNICLDLSPGHGLDGRLTGHRVETWDVKDVVTCVGGMAALLPLLERVASQPQEAEAGPAETHDLVGPELTSGHNTQGLLLPLGKSSVEVRMERNAVAAFLLMLRNFLQGHAVNQESLVQCQGPAIIGALLRKVPSWAMDMNVLMSAQLLMEQVAAEGSGPLLYLLYQHLLFNFHLWSPSDFAVRLGHIQYMSSIVREHRQKLRKKYGVQFILDALRTHYSPQREHPLAADDVHTVQTSLLGLVRELLVRSSATDDMQVVLSFLVAAGDDGQVVGALDLLLALLQGSPAQESLAIFLLEQGNLEVLLALLVQPRSLPLLPDRVCKILRKLQQNERLPERSRQRLRLREYSLQGLIACLPEGAASPQLCQGLYKLFLGADCVNLSDLLAVVQLSLQADLSVRLDVCRQLFHLIYGQPDIVRLLARQAGWQDVLTRLYVLEATTVASPLPFSPEPALCKPPTESPETSDVFLPSETPSPDPDTFYHALSPFCIPFDLGLERASVGSCNTAGGGGGSGSGTLTPASQPGTPSPLDGPRPFPVAHGRHSSSLSNVLEDGSLPEPTTSGDDASNASNPQQTSEEELCNLLTNVLFSVTWRGVEGSDEAAWRERGQVFSVLTQLGASATLVRPPDCIKRSLLEMMLESALTDIKEAPVGVLASLTQQALWLLRLLQDFLCAEGHGNQELWSEKLFEGVCSLLDRLGAWPHLANGTADLREMAQIGLRLVLGYILLEDPQLHAQAYVKLHSLLQTTVPMRREEACYVLSKLEAALARALNTSPSKTTTQDKESPSAAAAATERCSWLVPLVRTLLDRAYGPLGLQWGLPSLPPTNGSPTFFEDFQAFCATPEWRHFIDKQVQPTMSQFEMDTYAKSHDLMSGFWNACYDTLMSSGQRRQRERTQGRRAFQELVLEPAQRRVRLEGLRYGAAVKQQAAQQSTALLHWGALWRQLSSPCGAWALRDPPVPRWKLSSAETYSRMRLKLVPNHHFNPHLEASALRDNLGEGPLTPTEEASLPLAVTKEAKVSTLPEELQEDQLSEEELAALEKAMQAVELDEQHEKLVLSAECQLVTVVAVIPGLLEITTQHVYFYDGSAERVETEEGIGHDFRRPLTQLREVHLRRFNLRRSALELFFIDQANYFLNFPCKVGGAIASSPCQAPRPQPYPIPPHTQVRNQMYSLLLRLRPPAQGYLSSRSPQEMLRASGLTQKWVQREISNFEYLMQLNTIAGRTYNDLSQYPVFPWVLQDYVSPTLDLSNPAVFRDLSKPIGVVNPKHAQLVREKYESFEDPAGTIDKFHYGTHYSNAAGVMHYLIRVEPFTSLHVQLQSGRFDCSDRQFHSVAAAWQARLESPADVKELIPEFFYFPDFLENQNGFDLGCLQLTNEKVGDVVLPPWASSPEDFIQQHRQALESEYVSAHLHEWIDLIFGYKQRGPAAEEALNVFYYCTYEGAVDLDHVVDERERKALEGIISNFGQTPCQLLKEPHPARLSAEEAAQRLARLDTNSPSIFQHLDQLKAFFAEVISEGVPLVLAVVPHRQSHSFTIQGSSDLLVTVSASGLLGIHNWLPYDRNINNYFSFNKDPTIGNPKMQRLLSGPWVPESGVSGQALAVAPDAKLLFSGGHWDGSLRVTALPRGKLLKQLNRHLDVVTCLALDTCGIYLISGSRDTTCMVWRLLQEGGLSVGLASKPVQVLYGHEAAVSCVAINTELDMAVSGSEDGTVIIHTVRRGQFVAALRPPGATLPGPVFHLALGSEGHIVVQSSARERVGAQVTYSLHLYSVNGKLRASLPLVEQPTALAVTEDFVLLGTAQCALHILHLNKLLPAAPPLPMKVPIRSVAVTKERSHVLVGLEDGKLIVVGAGQPSEARSSQFARKLWRSSRRISQVSSGETEYNPGEAR; this is translated from the exons ATGCTGGTATGTGAGGACCGGCCGGTGCTACAGGCCACCTTCCTCAGCAACAATTGCTTCGAACACCTGACTCGCCTCATCCAGAACAGCAAG cTGTACCTGCAGGCCCGGGCGCCCCCTGAGGGGGACAGTGACCTGGCTACCCGGTTACTGACCGAGCCCGATGTCCAGAAG GTATTGGACCAGGACACAGATGCCATTGCAGTGCATGTGGTCAGGGTCCTGACCTGCATCATGAGCGGCTCCCCCTCAGCCAAG GAGGTGTTTAAAGAGCGCATCGGCTTCCCTCACCTGCACGAGGTTCTGCAGAGCCACGGTCCCCCCACGCACCGGCTGCTACAGGAGCTACTCAACATG GCTGTGGAGGGCGACCACAGCATATGTCCGCCGCCACCAATCCTCAACGAGCAGCCGGTACTGATGCTGATGCAGTGGCTGCCGGCGCTGCCCACGGCGGAGCTGCGGCTCTTCCTCGCACAACGCCTTCGGTGGCTCTGTGACAGCTGCCCTGCCAGCAGGGCCACGTGCGTGCAGGCAGGCCTGGTGGGCCACCTGCTGGAGACACTCGGCGCGGGGGCAGCCTTGGGGGCCCACTGCCAGGAGCAGCTGTTGGCATTGCTGCAAGCGCTGGGCCGCGTGTCTCTAAGGCCCCTGGAGCTGCGCTGCCTGCTACGCCCCCCCGCAGGACTGGACTCCGGGCCGGCTGGGGCCGAGGCCGGGAACGCCAGACACGCCGGTGCCGTCATCCGCGCGTTATCGGGCATGGCCCGGCACCAGGGCGGCGCGCGCGCCCTACACTACTTCGACCTGACGCCCGGCATGGCGGGTATCATGGTGCCGCCCGTGCAGCGATGGCCGGGACCCGGCTTCACCTTCCACGCCTGGCTCTGTCTGCACCCCGTGGCCGCGGCCCCTGGCCCGGCCCCCTCCCGGCCACCCCAGCGAAAGCAGCTGTACAG CTTCTTCACCAGCAGCGGCTCGGGGTTTGAGGCCTTCTTCACAGCAGCCGGCACGCTCGTGGTGGCCGTGTGTACCCGGAAGGAGTACTTGACCATGAGCCTGCCTGAGGTGTCCTTTGCCGACTCTGCCTGG CACTGTGTGGCCATCGTCCATGTGCCTGGGCGCCGGCCCTTCAGCCAAAACCTGGTCCACGTCTACAAAGATGGCCAGCTGGTCCAGACGGCGCCCCTTCGCTGCCCCTCTCTCAGTGAG CCTTTCTCCTCCTGCTGCATCGGCTCCGCTGGGCACCGCACAACGACCACCACCACGGGGCCACCCACGCCACCGGTCCCTGCTGCCCTGGCTCACGCGCATCCCTCCTTTTCCCGCTCCCAGTCAGTCCCAGCCACCGCAGGGCTTGGCTGGGGGTCTGGACTGGTGGCCCCCCTGCAGGAGGGCACCATCAGCTCCACCCTTGCAGGCACACAGGACACTCGGTGGGGCAGCCCCACATCCCTGGAGGGGGAGCTAGGGACCATAGTCATCTTCCATGAAGTGCTGCCGCCAGCGGCCCTGCGGGCCCTGTTCACCTTGG ggccCAATGAGGTGGCACCCTTCAAGCCCGAGAGTGAGCTGCATGAGCTTAGCACCAAGCTGCTCCTCCATTACTCACCTCAG gcctgtAGGAATAACATCTGCCTGGACCTGTCCCCTGGCCATGGGCTGGATGGCCGCCTGACGGGCCACAGGGTGGAGACCTGGGACgtgaag GACGTGGTGACTTGTGTGGGAGGCATGGCTGCCCTGTTGCCCCTGCTGGAGCGAGTGGCCTCACAGCCCCAAGAGGCCGAGGCAGGTCCAGCCGAGACACATGACCTTGTGGGGCCTGAACTGACCTCTGGCCACAATacccagggcctgcttctcccactgggCAAGTCCTCAG TAGAGGTGCGCATGGAGAGGAATGCCGTGGCTGCCTTTCTGCTGATGCTGCGGAACTTCCTGCAGGGCCATGCTGTGAACCAGGAGAGCCTGGTGCAGTGCCAGGGGCCTGCCATCATTGGGGCCCTCCTGCGTAAG GTTCCCAGCTGGGCCATGGACATGAACGTGCTCATGTCTGCCCAGCTGCTGATGGAGCAGGTGGCAGCAGAGGGCAGTGGGCCCCTCCTGTACCTGCTCTACCAGCATTTGCTCTTCAACTTCCACCTCTGGAGCCCCAGTGACTTTGCCGTGCGCCTTG GCCACATCCAGTACATGTCTAGCATAGTCCGGGAACACAGACAGAAGCTGCGGAAGAAGTATGGGGTTCAGTTCATCCTGGATGCGCTGCGCACCCACTACAG CCCACAGCGGGAGCACCCCCTAGCGGCTGACGATGTGCACACCGTGCAGACCTCACTCCTTGGCCTGGTGCGGGAGTTGCTGGTTCGGAGCTCTGCCACTGATGACATGCAGGTTGTGCTTAGCTTTCTGGTGGCTGCAGGTGATGATGGCCAG GTGGTGGGTGCTCTGGACCTGCTACTGGCACTGCTGCAGGGCTCACCAGCACAGGAGTCTCTGGCCATCTTCCTGTTGGAGCAAGGGAACCTGGAGGTCTTGCTGGCTCTGCTAGTGCAGCCGAGGTCACTGCCCCTGCTGCCCGACCGAGTCTGCAAG atccTGCGCAAACTGCAGCAGAATGAGCGCTTACCTGAGCGGAGCCGTCAGCGGCTTCGGCTGCGAGAATACAGTCTCCAGGGTCTCATTGCCTGCCTGCCAGAGGGGGCTGCCTCCCCCCAGCTCTGCCAGGGCCTCTACAAGCTGTTCCTGGGGGCAG ATTGCGTGAACCTCTCTGATCTCTTGGCCGTGGTGCAGCTATCCCTCCAAGCCGACCTCAGCGTCCGCCTGGACGTTTGTCGCCAG CTCTTCCACCTCATCTATGGACAGCCAGACATAGTGCGGCTGCTGGCCCGACAGGCTGGCTGGCAGGATGTGCTGACCCGGCTGTACGTCCTGGAGGCCACCACAGTTGCCAgtcccctgcccttctccccagaGCCAGCCCTATGCAAGCCACCCACCGAGTCACCTGAGACTTCGGATGTCTTCTTGCCCTCAGAGacccccagccctgaccctgaCACCTTTTATCATGCTCTCTCCCCATTTTGTATACCCTTTGACCTGGGCCTGGAACGGGCCAGCGTGGGTTCATGCAACACTGCCGGCGGGGGTGGTGGCAGCGGCAGTGGGACTCTtactccagccagccagcctggcACACCGTCCCCGCTGGACGGGCCCCGGCCCTTCCCTGTTGCCCACGGCCGCCATAGCTCCAGTCTCTCCAATGTGCTGGAGGATGGCAGCCTCCCGGAGCCCACCACCAGTGGGGATGATGCCTCAAATGCCAGCAACCCTCAG CAAACCTCTGAGGAGGAGTTGTGCAACCTGCTCACCAACGTGCTGTTCTCGGTGACATGGCGTGGTGTGGAAGGCAGTGATGAGGCCGCCTGGCGGGAGCGCGGCCAGGTGTTCTCGGTGCTCACCCAGCTGGGGGCCTCTGCTACGCTTGTGCGGCCACCGGACTGCATCAAGCGCAG cctcctggagATGATGCTTGAATCAGCCCTGACCGACATCAAAGAGGCCCCCGTTGGAGTCCTGGCCAGCCTTACCCAGCAGGCGCTTTGGCTGCTGCGCCTGCTGCAGGACTTCCTGTGCGCAGAGGGCCACGGTAACCAGGAGCTGTGGAGTGAGAAG CTCTTTGAAGGAGTGTGCAGCCTGCTTGACCGCCTGGGagcctggcctcacctggccaaTGGCACAGCGGATCTCCGAGAGATGGCACAGATTGGCCTGCGCCTAGTGCTTGGCTACATCCTGCTGGAGGACCCACAG CTGCACGCCCAGGCCTATGTGAAGCTGCACTCACTGCTGCAGACCACAGTGCCCATGCGGCGGGAAGAGGCCTGCTATGTGCTGTCTAAGCTGGAAGCGGCCCTGGCGCGGGCGCTGAACACCTCCCCCTCAAAAACGACCACCCAGGACAAGGAGTCCCCAAGtgcagctgctgctgccactgAACGCTGCTCGTGGCTGGTACCTCTGGTGCGGACGCTGCTGGACCGTGCCTATGGGCCGCTGGGGCTCCAGTGGGGACTGCCTTCCCTGCCACCCACCAACGGTAGCCCCACCTTCTTTGAGGACTTCCAGGCCTTTTGTGCCACACCTGAATGGCGCCACTTCATCGATAAGCAG GTACAACCCACCATGTCGCAGTTCGAGATGGACACGTACGCGAAGAGCCACGACCTCATGTCGGGCTTCTGGAACGCCTGCTACGACACGCTCATGAGTAGTGGACAGCGGCGCCAGCGGGAGCGGACACAGGGCCGCCGGGCCTTCCAG gagctgGTGCTGGAACCCGCGCAGAGGCGGGTGCGCCTGGAAGGGCTGCGCTACGGGGCCGCGGTGAAGCAGCAGGCAGCGCAGCAGTCCACCGCCCTGCTGCACTGGGGGGCGCTGTGGCGGCAGCTCTCCAGCCCCTGTGGGGCCTGGGCCCTGAg GGACCCACCTGTTCCGCGCTGGAAGCTGTCCAGCGCCGAGACGTACTCGCGCATGCGTCTGAAGCTAGTGCCCAACCACCACTTCAACCCGCACCTGGAAGCCAGCGCTCTGCGGGACAACCTGG GTGAGGGCCCCCTGACACCTACAGAGGAGGCCTCGCTGCCTCTAGCGGTGACCAAGGAGGCCAAAGTCAGCACTCTACCCGAGGAGCTGCAGGAAGACCAGCTGAGCGAGGAAGAGCTGGCTGCGCTAGAGAAAGC GATGCAGGCAGTGGAACTGGATGAGCAACATGAGAAGCTGGTGCTTTCAGCCGAGTGTCAGCTGGTCACGGTGGTGGCTGTGATCCCAGGGCTGCTGGAGATCACCACACAGCACGTGTACTTCTATGATGGCAGCGCCGAGCGTGTGGAAACGGAGGAGG GCATCGGCCACGACTTCCGGCGCCCGCTCACGCAGCTGCGAGAGGTCCACCTGCGCCGCTTCAACCTGCGCCGCTCAGCACTCGAGCTCTTCTTCATTGATCAAGCCAACTACTTCCTCAACTTCCCGTGCAAGGTGGGCGGGGCCATAGCCTCGTCTCCttgccaggcccccaggccccaaccctaccccatcccaccccacaccCAGGTACGGAACCAGATGTATTCGTTGCTCCTGCGCCTACGACCCCCGGCCCAAGGCTACCTAAGCAGCCGCTCCCCCCAGGAGATGCTGCGTGCCTCCGGCCTCACCCAG aaATGGGTACAGCGTGAGATTTCCAACTTCGAGTACTTGATGCAACTCAACACCATTGCGGGGCGGACCTACAATGACCTGTCTCAGTACCCTGTG TTCCCCTGGGTCCTGCAGGACTACGTGTCCCCAACTTTGGACCTCAGCAACCCGGCCGTCTTCCGCGACCTGTCCAAGCCCATCGGTGTGGTGAATCCCAAGCACGCCCAACTCGTGAGGGAGAA GTACGAGAGCTTCGAGGACCCAGCGGGCACCATTGACAAGTTCCACTATGGCACCCACTATTCCAACGCCGCAGGCGTGATGCACTACCTCATCCGCGTGGAACCCTTCACCTCCCTGCATGTCCAGCTGCAGAGTGGCCG CTTTGACTGCTCCGACCGACAGTTCCACTCAGTGGCAGCAGCCTGGCAGGCCCGCCTGGAGAGCCCTGCTGATGTGAAGGAGCTCATCCCAGAGTTCTTCTACTTCCCCGACTTCCTGGAAAACCAGAACG GCTTCGACTTGGGCTGCCTCCAGCTGACCAACGAGAAGGTGGGCGACGTGGTGCTGCCTCCGTGGGCCAGCTCTCCTGAGGACTTCATCCAGCAGCACCGCCAGGCTCTG gagtcAGAGTATGTGTCTGCCCACCTGCATGAGTGGATTGACCTCATCTTTGGCTACAAGCAGCGGGGCCCAGCTGCGGAAGAAGCCCTCAACGTCTTCTATTACTGCACCTATGAGG GGGCCGTGGACCTGGACCACGTGGTGGATGAGCGGGAACGGAAGGCTCTGGAGGGCATCATCAGTAATTTCGGGCAGACTCCCTGTCAGCTGCTAAAG GAGCCACATCCAGCTCGGCTGTCAGCCGAGGAAGCAGCCCAACGCCTTGCACGTCTGGACACTAACTCGCCTAGCATCTTCCAACACCTGGACCAGCTCAAGGCCTTCTTTGCAGAG GTCATCAGTGAAGGCGTGCCCCTGGTGCTGGCCGTGGTCCCCCACCGGCAGTCCCACTCTTTCACCATCCAGGGCTCCTCAGATCTGTTG GTGACTGTGAGTGCCAGTGGGCTGCTGGGCATCCACAACTGGTTGCCCTATGACCGTAACATAAACAACTACTTCAGCTTcaacaaagaccccaccataGGCAACCCCAA GATGCAACGACTGCTGAGTGGCCCGTGGGTGCCGGAAAGTGGCGTGAGTGGGCAAGCCCTGGCAGTGGCCCCCGACGCAAAGCTGCTGTTCAGTGGTGGCCACTGGGATGGCAGCCTGCGAGTGACTGCACTGCCCCGGGGCAAGCTGTTGAAGCAACTCAACCGTCACCTTG ACGTGGTGACCTGCCTTGCACTGGACACCTGTGGCATCTACCTCATCTCAGGCTCCCGGGACACCACGTGCATGGTGTGGCGGCTCCTGCAGGAG ggtggcCTCTCTGTGGGACTGGCGTCAAAGCCCGTGCAGGTCCTCTATGGGCATGAGGCTGCAGTAAGCTGTGTGGCCATCAACACTGAACTCGACATGGCTGTATCGGGATCtgag GATGGAACTGTGATCATCCACACTGTACGCCGTGGCCAGTTTGTGGCAGCACTACGGCCCCCGGGGGCCACATTACCCGGACCCGTGTTCCATCTGGCGCTGGGGTCTGAGGGCCACATTGTGGTACAGAGCTCGGCGCGGGAGCGTGTGGGGGCTCAG GTCACCTACTCCTTGCACCTGTACTCCGTGAATGGGAAGTTACGGGCTTCACTGCCCCTGGTAGAGCAGCCCACAGCCCTGGCGGTGACAGAGGACTTTGTTCTGCTGGGCACAGCCCAGTGTGCCCTGCACATCCTCCACCTGAACAA ACTGCTCCCGGCGGCGCCCCCCCTTCCCATGAAGGTGCCCATCCGCAGCGTGGCAGTGACCAAGGAGCGCAGCCACGTGCTCGTGGGCCTGGAGGACGGCAAGCTGATTGTCGTGGGCGCGGGGCAGCCCTCCGAG GCGCGCAGCAGCCAGTTCGCGCGGAAGCTGTGGCGGTCCTCCAGGCGCATCTCGCAGGTGTCCTCGGGGGAGACGGAGTACAACCCGGGAGAGGCGCGCTGA